One stretch of Oncorhynchus clarkii lewisi isolate Uvic-CL-2024 chromosome 3, UVic_Ocla_1.0, whole genome shotgun sequence DNA includes these proteins:
- the LOC139398654 gene encoding oxysterol-binding protein-related protein 6 isoform X1, with protein MSYHHHRNPSQSSHRTMSAEERCSTPVHHHKASTPTHKSASSSSSYQRDTRQEADSWEIIEGLRIGQSNVQRPDKHEGFMLKKRKWPLKGWHKRFFVLDNGMLKYSKSPIDIQKAKLHGCIDVGLSVMSIKKRARRIDLDTEEHIYHLKVKSPDIFDSWVVKLRHHRLYRQNEIVRSPRDATIRTFPPPATTESPIPHPHPQPAPTPIAGQHDVKVGLSSLAVTSAQLFSAVQPKPTTLPSWQSPPVPSSSSLPASYSNGQSKVAAWLQESEEMDKCTEELARCQSSLIELSKLLQSLEILQRTQSAPNFTDMQSNCVDMSKKDKRMNRRWRTKSVGKDAKLQLQVPSLPVSASMSPVRLHSSNPNLSAELVDIQTPASRLAPDNIECGGDYIKLQEDFCLIAQKVHSLLKSAFNTVAIEKEKIKTVLSDQDQSSGQSVQLITLRKSLSQALSQNAELKTRLGRIHSESVLSEQTVSVNIIPSSDEAGEQMGIPLTQQTSNESRLSMSESVSEFFDAQEVLLSASSSENEASDDESYVSDVSDNISEDNASVTDNVSRQMLNGDLAGSAFRNGRRPSLPAPSPDCSNINLWNILRNNIGKDLSKVSMPVELNEPLNTLQHMCEELEYTELLDRAADTEDPYERMAIMAAFVISGYSSTYYRAGSKPFNPLLGETYECIREDKGMCFIAEQVSHHPPISACHADSNKFTFWQDVRWKNKFWGKSMEILPIGTVNVMLPSFGDHYEWNKVTTCVHNILSGRRWIEHYGEITIRNTKSSACICKLTFVKGNYWSSNVNEVQGIVMDQEGKVVHRLFGKWHEGLYCGVPPSAKCIWRTGSMPTDYELYYGFTRFAIELNELCPEMQDLLPPTDARFRPDQRHLEEGNVEMAASEKQRIEDLQRTRRKWQEENDIKHEPRFFKKVVDANHRERWVTNNTYWELRKSPGFINMENPNLW; from the exons aTGTCCTACCACCACCACAGGAACCCCAGCCAGAGCAGCCACCGCACCATGAGCGCCGAGGAGAGGTGCTCCACGCCCGTCCACCACCACAAGGCGTCCACGCCCACACACAAAAGcgcctcgtcctcctcctcgtaCCAGCGCGACACCCGCCAG GAGGCAGACAGCTGGGAAATCATTGAGGGACTGAGAATCGGTCAGAGCAACGTCCAGAGGCCAGATAAACACGAGGGCTTCATGTTGAAGAAGCGAAAATGGCCGCTGAAAGGCTGGCACAAG CGTTTTTTTGTCCTGGACAATGGGATGCTGAAGTACTCCAAGTCGCCCATTGAT ATTCAGAAAGCCAAACTGCATGGCTGCATTGATGTGGGTCTGTCAGTCATGTCCATCAAGAAGAGGGCCCGCCGCATTGACTTGGACACAGAGGAGCATATCTACCACCTCAAA GTCAAGTCTCCAGACATCTTTGACTCCTGGGTGGTCAAGCTGCGCCACCACCGTCTCTACCGGCAGAACGAGATCGTCCGCTCCCCCCGAGACGCCACCATAAGGACGTTCCCTCCCCCTGCCACCACCGAGTCCCCCATCCCACACCCCCACCCTCAGCCAGCCCCCACCCCCATTGCGGGACAACATGACGTAAAGGTGGGCCTCTCTTCCCTGGCGGTTACCTCGGCACAGTTGTTCTCTGCTGTG CAGCCCAAACCCACCACCCTTCCATCATGGCAGTCCCCCCCAGTCCCTAGCAGCAGCAGCCTGCCGGCCTCCTACAGTAACGGACAGAGCAAAGTGGCCGCATGGCTTCAGGAGTCGGAGGAGATGGACAAGTGCACAGAGG AGCTCGCCCGCTGCCAGTCCAGCCTGATAGAGCTGAGCAAGTTACTGCAGAGCCTGGAGATCTTACAGAGGACCCAGTCGGCTCCTAATTTCACTGACatgcag AGCAATTGTGTAGACATGTCAAAGAAAGACAAGCGCATGAacagaagatggagaacaaaaaGTGTCGGCAAAGATGCAAAATTGCAGCTTCAG gtcccatctctccctgtgaGTGCCAGCATGTCTCCAGTTCGCCTCCACTCCTCAAACCCCAACCTGAGTGCTGAGCTGGTGGACATCCAGACCCCTGCCTCTCGCCTGGCTCCTGACAACATAGAGTGTGGAGGCGACTACATCAAACTGCAGGAGGACTTCTGCCTCATCGCTCAgaaag TCCACTCTCTGCTAAAGTCTGCGTTCAACACAGTGGCCATAGAGAAGGAGAAGATCAAAAcggttttatcagaccaggatCAGTCATCAGGGCAGTCTGTCCAGCTCATCACCCTCAGGAAGTCTCTGTCACAG GCCCTGTCCCAAAACGCCGAGCTTAAAACCCGACTGGGCCGCATCCACTCTGAGTCGGTCCTGTCTGAACAAACAGTCAGTGTGAACATCATTCCCAGTTCTGACGAG GCTGGTGAGCAGATGGGAATCCCTCTGACACAACAGACGTCCAATGAGAGCAGGCTGTCCATGTCCGAGTCTGTGTCAGAGTTCTTCGACGCCCAGGAAGTGCTTCTGTCTGCCAGCTCGTCGGAGAACGAG GCCTCAGACGATGAGTCATACGTCAGCGATGTGAGCGATAACATTTCAGAGGACAATGCCAGCGTGACCGATAACGTCTCCAGACAAA TGCTGAACGGAGACCTGGCTGGAAGTGCCTTCCGTAACGGGCGGCGCCCGTCCCTTCCCGCCCCCTCGCCGGACTGCAGCAACATCAACCTGTGGAACATCCTGAGGAACAACATAGGGAAGGACCTGTCCAAGGTGTCCATGCCCGTGGAACTCAACGAGCCCCTCAACACCCTGCAGCACATGTGTGAGGAGCTGGAGTACACTGAGCTATTGGACAGAGCTGCCGATACGGAGGACCCCTACGAACGCATG GCCATTATGGCGGCGTTCGTCATCTCAGGATACTCCTCCACGTACTACAGAGCGGGAAGCAAGCCATTCAACCCTTTACTGGGAGAGACGTATGAATGTATCCGTGAGGACAAGGGCATGTGTTTTATCGCTGAGCAG GTGAGCCACCATCCACCAATCTCAGCTTGTCACGCTGATTCCAACAAGTTCACCTTTTGGCAAG ATGTCAGATGGAAAAACAAATTCTGGGGGAAATCCATGGAAATCCTCCCCATTGGCACAGTCAATGTTATGCTACCAAG CTTTGGGGACCACTATGAGTGGAACAAGGTCACCACCTGCGTGCACAACATCCTAAGCGGCAGAAGGTGGATCGAACACTACGGGGAAATCACCATTAGGAACACCAAAAGCAGTGCCTGTATCTGCAAGCTCACTTTCGTCAAG GGAAATTACTGGAGTTCTAATGTCAATGAGGTTCAAGGGATCGTGATGGACCAAGAGGGGAAGGTAGTGCATCGGCTGTTCGGAAAATGGCATGAGGGCCTTTACTGTGGAGTCCCGCCCTCTGCCAAATGCATCTGGAGGACAG GCTCCATGCCCACCGATTACGAGCTGTATTATGGCTTCACCAGGTTTGCCATTGAGCTCAATGAGCTTTGCCCTGAGATGCAAGATCTGCTACCACCCACAGATGCCCGCTTCAGACCCGATCAGAG GCACCTGGAGGAGGGCAATGTGGAAATGGCTGCCTCAGAGAAGCAGCGTATCGAAGACCTGCAACGCACCAGAAGGAAGTGGCAAGAGGAGAATGACATAAAGCACGAGCCACGCTTCTTCAA GAAAGTGGTTGATGCCAATCATAGGGAGCGCTGGGTCACCAACAACACCTACTGGGAGCTTCGCAAATCCCCCGGCTTCATCAACATGGAAAACCCTAATCTATGGTAG
- the LOC139398654 gene encoding oxysterol-binding protein-related protein 6 isoform X2, whose product MSYHHHRNPSQSSHRTMSAEERCSTPVHHHKASTPTHKSASSSSSYQRDTRQEADSWEIIEGLRIGQSNVQRPDKHEGFMLKKRKWPLKGWHKRFFVLDNGMLKYSKSPIDIQKAKLHGCIDVGLSVMSIKKRARRIDLDTEEHIYHLKVKSPDIFDSWVVKLRHHRLYRQNEIVRSPRDATIRTFPPPATTESPIPHPHPQPAPTPIAGQHDVKVGLSSLAVTSAQLFSAVPKPTTLPSWQSPPVPSSSSLPASYSNGQSKVAAWLQESEEMDKCTEELARCQSSLIELSKLLQSLEILQRTQSAPNFTDMQSNCVDMSKKDKRMNRRWRTKSVGKDAKLQLQVPSLPVSASMSPVRLHSSNPNLSAELVDIQTPASRLAPDNIECGGDYIKLQEDFCLIAQKVHSLLKSAFNTVAIEKEKIKTVLSDQDQSSGQSVQLITLRKSLSQALSQNAELKTRLGRIHSESVLSEQTVSVNIIPSSDEAGEQMGIPLTQQTSNESRLSMSESVSEFFDAQEVLLSASSSENEASDDESYVSDVSDNISEDNASVTDNVSRQMLNGDLAGSAFRNGRRPSLPAPSPDCSNINLWNILRNNIGKDLSKVSMPVELNEPLNTLQHMCEELEYTELLDRAADTEDPYERMAIMAAFVISGYSSTYYRAGSKPFNPLLGETYECIREDKGMCFIAEQVSHHPPISACHADSNKFTFWQDVRWKNKFWGKSMEILPIGTVNVMLPSFGDHYEWNKVTTCVHNILSGRRWIEHYGEITIRNTKSSACICKLTFVKGNYWSSNVNEVQGIVMDQEGKVVHRLFGKWHEGLYCGVPPSAKCIWRTGSMPTDYELYYGFTRFAIELNELCPEMQDLLPPTDARFRPDQRHLEEGNVEMAASEKQRIEDLQRTRRKWQEENDIKHEPRFFKKVVDANHRERWVTNNTYWELRKSPGFINMENPNLW is encoded by the exons aTGTCCTACCACCACCACAGGAACCCCAGCCAGAGCAGCCACCGCACCATGAGCGCCGAGGAGAGGTGCTCCACGCCCGTCCACCACCACAAGGCGTCCACGCCCACACACAAAAGcgcctcgtcctcctcctcgtaCCAGCGCGACACCCGCCAG GAGGCAGACAGCTGGGAAATCATTGAGGGACTGAGAATCGGTCAGAGCAACGTCCAGAGGCCAGATAAACACGAGGGCTTCATGTTGAAGAAGCGAAAATGGCCGCTGAAAGGCTGGCACAAG CGTTTTTTTGTCCTGGACAATGGGATGCTGAAGTACTCCAAGTCGCCCATTGAT ATTCAGAAAGCCAAACTGCATGGCTGCATTGATGTGGGTCTGTCAGTCATGTCCATCAAGAAGAGGGCCCGCCGCATTGACTTGGACACAGAGGAGCATATCTACCACCTCAAA GTCAAGTCTCCAGACATCTTTGACTCCTGGGTGGTCAAGCTGCGCCACCACCGTCTCTACCGGCAGAACGAGATCGTCCGCTCCCCCCGAGACGCCACCATAAGGACGTTCCCTCCCCCTGCCACCACCGAGTCCCCCATCCCACACCCCCACCCTCAGCCAGCCCCCACCCCCATTGCGGGACAACATGACGTAAAGGTGGGCCTCTCTTCCCTGGCGGTTACCTCGGCACAGTTGTTCTCTGCTGTG CCCAAACCCACCACCCTTCCATCATGGCAGTCCCCCCCAGTCCCTAGCAGCAGCAGCCTGCCGGCCTCCTACAGTAACGGACAGAGCAAAGTGGCCGCATGGCTTCAGGAGTCGGAGGAGATGGACAAGTGCACAGAGG AGCTCGCCCGCTGCCAGTCCAGCCTGATAGAGCTGAGCAAGTTACTGCAGAGCCTGGAGATCTTACAGAGGACCCAGTCGGCTCCTAATTTCACTGACatgcag AGCAATTGTGTAGACATGTCAAAGAAAGACAAGCGCATGAacagaagatggagaacaaaaaGTGTCGGCAAAGATGCAAAATTGCAGCTTCAG gtcccatctctccctgtgaGTGCCAGCATGTCTCCAGTTCGCCTCCACTCCTCAAACCCCAACCTGAGTGCTGAGCTGGTGGACATCCAGACCCCTGCCTCTCGCCTGGCTCCTGACAACATAGAGTGTGGAGGCGACTACATCAAACTGCAGGAGGACTTCTGCCTCATCGCTCAgaaag TCCACTCTCTGCTAAAGTCTGCGTTCAACACAGTGGCCATAGAGAAGGAGAAGATCAAAAcggttttatcagaccaggatCAGTCATCAGGGCAGTCTGTCCAGCTCATCACCCTCAGGAAGTCTCTGTCACAG GCCCTGTCCCAAAACGCCGAGCTTAAAACCCGACTGGGCCGCATCCACTCTGAGTCGGTCCTGTCTGAACAAACAGTCAGTGTGAACATCATTCCCAGTTCTGACGAG GCTGGTGAGCAGATGGGAATCCCTCTGACACAACAGACGTCCAATGAGAGCAGGCTGTCCATGTCCGAGTCTGTGTCAGAGTTCTTCGACGCCCAGGAAGTGCTTCTGTCTGCCAGCTCGTCGGAGAACGAG GCCTCAGACGATGAGTCATACGTCAGCGATGTGAGCGATAACATTTCAGAGGACAATGCCAGCGTGACCGATAACGTCTCCAGACAAA TGCTGAACGGAGACCTGGCTGGAAGTGCCTTCCGTAACGGGCGGCGCCCGTCCCTTCCCGCCCCCTCGCCGGACTGCAGCAACATCAACCTGTGGAACATCCTGAGGAACAACATAGGGAAGGACCTGTCCAAGGTGTCCATGCCCGTGGAACTCAACGAGCCCCTCAACACCCTGCAGCACATGTGTGAGGAGCTGGAGTACACTGAGCTATTGGACAGAGCTGCCGATACGGAGGACCCCTACGAACGCATG GCCATTATGGCGGCGTTCGTCATCTCAGGATACTCCTCCACGTACTACAGAGCGGGAAGCAAGCCATTCAACCCTTTACTGGGAGAGACGTATGAATGTATCCGTGAGGACAAGGGCATGTGTTTTATCGCTGAGCAG GTGAGCCACCATCCACCAATCTCAGCTTGTCACGCTGATTCCAACAAGTTCACCTTTTGGCAAG ATGTCAGATGGAAAAACAAATTCTGGGGGAAATCCATGGAAATCCTCCCCATTGGCACAGTCAATGTTATGCTACCAAG CTTTGGGGACCACTATGAGTGGAACAAGGTCACCACCTGCGTGCACAACATCCTAAGCGGCAGAAGGTGGATCGAACACTACGGGGAAATCACCATTAGGAACACCAAAAGCAGTGCCTGTATCTGCAAGCTCACTTTCGTCAAG GGAAATTACTGGAGTTCTAATGTCAATGAGGTTCAAGGGATCGTGATGGACCAAGAGGGGAAGGTAGTGCATCGGCTGTTCGGAAAATGGCATGAGGGCCTTTACTGTGGAGTCCCGCCCTCTGCCAAATGCATCTGGAGGACAG GCTCCATGCCCACCGATTACGAGCTGTATTATGGCTTCACCAGGTTTGCCATTGAGCTCAATGAGCTTTGCCCTGAGATGCAAGATCTGCTACCACCCACAGATGCCCGCTTCAGACCCGATCAGAG GCACCTGGAGGAGGGCAATGTGGAAATGGCTGCCTCAGAGAAGCAGCGTATCGAAGACCTGCAACGCACCAGAAGGAAGTGGCAAGAGGAGAATGACATAAAGCACGAGCCACGCTTCTTCAA GAAAGTGGTTGATGCCAATCATAGGGAGCGCTGGGTCACCAACAACACCTACTGGGAGCTTCGCAAATCCCCCGGCTTCATCAACATGGAAAACCCTAATCTATGGTAG
- the LOC139398654 gene encoding oxysterol-binding protein-related protein 6 isoform X10 gives MSYHHHRNPSQSSHRTMSAEERCSTPVHHHKASTPTHKSASSSSSYQRDTRQEADSWEIIEGLRIGQSNVQRPDKHEGFMLKKRKWPLKGWHKRFFVLDNGMLKYSKSPIDIQKAKLHGCIDVGLSVMSIKKRARRIDLDTEEHIYHLKVKSPDIFDSWVVKLRHHRLYRQNEIVRSPRDATIRTFPPPATTESPIPHPHPQPAPTPIAGQHDVKPKPTTLPSWQSPPVPSSSSLPASYSNGQSKVAAWLQESEEMDKCTEELARCQSSLIELSKLLQSLEILQRTQSAPNFTDMQVPSLPVSASMSPVRLHSSNPNLSAELVDIQTPASRLAPDNIECGGDYIKLQEDFCLIAQKVHSLLKSAFNTVAIEKEKIKTVLSDQDQSSGQSVQLITLRKSLSQALSQNAELKTRLGRIHSESVLSEQTVSVNIIPSSDEAGEQMGIPLTQQTSNESRLSMSESVSEFFDAQEVLLSASSSENEASDDESYVSDVSDNISEDNASVTDNVSRQMLNGDLAGSAFRNGRRPSLPAPSPDCSNINLWNILRNNIGKDLSKVSMPVELNEPLNTLQHMCEELEYTELLDRAADTEDPYERMAIMAAFVISGYSSTYYRAGSKPFNPLLGETYECIREDKGMCFIAEQVSHHPPISACHADSNKFTFWQDVRWKNKFWGKSMEILPIGTVNVMLPSFGDHYEWNKVTTCVHNILSGRRWIEHYGEITIRNTKSSACICKLTFVKGNYWSSNVNEVQGIVMDQEGKVVHRLFGKWHEGLYCGVPPSAKCIWRTGSMPTDYELYYGFTRFAIELNELCPEMQDLLPPTDARFRPDQRHLEEGNVEMAASEKQRIEDLQRTRRKWQEENDIKHEPRFFKKVVDANHRERWVTNNTYWELRKSPGFINMENPNLW, from the exons aTGTCCTACCACCACCACAGGAACCCCAGCCAGAGCAGCCACCGCACCATGAGCGCCGAGGAGAGGTGCTCCACGCCCGTCCACCACCACAAGGCGTCCACGCCCACACACAAAAGcgcctcgtcctcctcctcgtaCCAGCGCGACACCCGCCAG GAGGCAGACAGCTGGGAAATCATTGAGGGACTGAGAATCGGTCAGAGCAACGTCCAGAGGCCAGATAAACACGAGGGCTTCATGTTGAAGAAGCGAAAATGGCCGCTGAAAGGCTGGCACAAG CGTTTTTTTGTCCTGGACAATGGGATGCTGAAGTACTCCAAGTCGCCCATTGAT ATTCAGAAAGCCAAACTGCATGGCTGCATTGATGTGGGTCTGTCAGTCATGTCCATCAAGAAGAGGGCCCGCCGCATTGACTTGGACACAGAGGAGCATATCTACCACCTCAAA GTCAAGTCTCCAGACATCTTTGACTCCTGGGTGGTCAAGCTGCGCCACCACCGTCTCTACCGGCAGAACGAGATCGTCCGCTCCCCCCGAGACGCCACCATAAGGACGTTCCCTCCCCCTGCCACCACCGAGTCCCCCATCCCACACCCCCACCCTCAGCCAGCCCCCACCCCCATTGCGGGACAACATGACGTAAAG CCCAAACCCACCACCCTTCCATCATGGCAGTCCCCCCCAGTCCCTAGCAGCAGCAGCCTGCCGGCCTCCTACAGTAACGGACAGAGCAAAGTGGCCGCATGGCTTCAGGAGTCGGAGGAGATGGACAAGTGCACAGAGG AGCTCGCCCGCTGCCAGTCCAGCCTGATAGAGCTGAGCAAGTTACTGCAGAGCCTGGAGATCTTACAGAGGACCCAGTCGGCTCCTAATTTCACTGACatgcag gtcccatctctccctgtgaGTGCCAGCATGTCTCCAGTTCGCCTCCACTCCTCAAACCCCAACCTGAGTGCTGAGCTGGTGGACATCCAGACCCCTGCCTCTCGCCTGGCTCCTGACAACATAGAGTGTGGAGGCGACTACATCAAACTGCAGGAGGACTTCTGCCTCATCGCTCAgaaag TCCACTCTCTGCTAAAGTCTGCGTTCAACACAGTGGCCATAGAGAAGGAGAAGATCAAAAcggttttatcagaccaggatCAGTCATCAGGGCAGTCTGTCCAGCTCATCACCCTCAGGAAGTCTCTGTCACAG GCCCTGTCCCAAAACGCCGAGCTTAAAACCCGACTGGGCCGCATCCACTCTGAGTCGGTCCTGTCTGAACAAACAGTCAGTGTGAACATCATTCCCAGTTCTGACGAG GCTGGTGAGCAGATGGGAATCCCTCTGACACAACAGACGTCCAATGAGAGCAGGCTGTCCATGTCCGAGTCTGTGTCAGAGTTCTTCGACGCCCAGGAAGTGCTTCTGTCTGCCAGCTCGTCGGAGAACGAG GCCTCAGACGATGAGTCATACGTCAGCGATGTGAGCGATAACATTTCAGAGGACAATGCCAGCGTGACCGATAACGTCTCCAGACAAA TGCTGAACGGAGACCTGGCTGGAAGTGCCTTCCGTAACGGGCGGCGCCCGTCCCTTCCCGCCCCCTCGCCGGACTGCAGCAACATCAACCTGTGGAACATCCTGAGGAACAACATAGGGAAGGACCTGTCCAAGGTGTCCATGCCCGTGGAACTCAACGAGCCCCTCAACACCCTGCAGCACATGTGTGAGGAGCTGGAGTACACTGAGCTATTGGACAGAGCTGCCGATACGGAGGACCCCTACGAACGCATG GCCATTATGGCGGCGTTCGTCATCTCAGGATACTCCTCCACGTACTACAGAGCGGGAAGCAAGCCATTCAACCCTTTACTGGGAGAGACGTATGAATGTATCCGTGAGGACAAGGGCATGTGTTTTATCGCTGAGCAG GTGAGCCACCATCCACCAATCTCAGCTTGTCACGCTGATTCCAACAAGTTCACCTTTTGGCAAG ATGTCAGATGGAAAAACAAATTCTGGGGGAAATCCATGGAAATCCTCCCCATTGGCACAGTCAATGTTATGCTACCAAG CTTTGGGGACCACTATGAGTGGAACAAGGTCACCACCTGCGTGCACAACATCCTAAGCGGCAGAAGGTGGATCGAACACTACGGGGAAATCACCATTAGGAACACCAAAAGCAGTGCCTGTATCTGCAAGCTCACTTTCGTCAAG GGAAATTACTGGAGTTCTAATGTCAATGAGGTTCAAGGGATCGTGATGGACCAAGAGGGGAAGGTAGTGCATCGGCTGTTCGGAAAATGGCATGAGGGCCTTTACTGTGGAGTCCCGCCCTCTGCCAAATGCATCTGGAGGACAG GCTCCATGCCCACCGATTACGAGCTGTATTATGGCTTCACCAGGTTTGCCATTGAGCTCAATGAGCTTTGCCCTGAGATGCAAGATCTGCTACCACCCACAGATGCCCGCTTCAGACCCGATCAGAG GCACCTGGAGGAGGGCAATGTGGAAATGGCTGCCTCAGAGAAGCAGCGTATCGAAGACCTGCAACGCACCAGAAGGAAGTGGCAAGAGGAGAATGACATAAAGCACGAGCCACGCTTCTTCAA GAAAGTGGTTGATGCCAATCATAGGGAGCGCTGGGTCACCAACAACACCTACTGGGAGCTTCGCAAATCCCCCGGCTTCATCAACATGGAAAACCCTAATCTATGGTAG